The following are encoded together in the Deinococcus malanensis genome:
- the xylA gene encoding xylose isomerase has protein sequence MPDFTPTPADKFTFGLWTVGNTGRDPFGESTRNALTAPYIVQKLAELGAYGVNLHDNDLVPIDATPSERDRIVTEFKQALSDHGLVVPMATTNLFTDPAFKDGAFTSADARVRAFALQKTMHSMDLGAELGAKTYVFWGGREGTEVDASGKLLDALQWYREGLNYLAEYSEHQGYGYRFALEPKPNEPRGDIFLPTVGSALGFIHTLDRPELFGVNPEFAHETMAGLNFVHAVAQAIDAGKLYHIDLNDQKMSRFDQDLRFGAENLKSAFFLVKLLEDSGYDGPRHFDAHALRTEDEAGVWAFARGCMRTYLMLREKARQWSEDAEIQAALAAYRVEDEELAQLTAFSQENAQALKNRTFDRQALGRRGPGLEQLDQLTVELLLGLRGNP, from the coding sequence ATGCCTGATTTCACGCCCACACCCGCTGACAAGTTCACGTTCGGTCTCTGGACGGTCGGGAACACTGGCCGCGACCCCTTTGGCGAATCCACCCGGAACGCGCTCACCGCGCCGTACATCGTTCAGAAGCTCGCGGAGCTCGGCGCGTATGGTGTGAACCTCCACGACAACGACCTCGTTCCCATCGACGCGACCCCCAGCGAAAGGGACCGCATCGTCACGGAGTTCAAGCAGGCCCTCAGTGACCACGGCCTGGTCGTACCTATGGCCACCACCAACCTCTTTACCGACCCCGCCTTCAAGGACGGGGCGTTCACCAGCGCCGACGCGCGCGTCCGCGCGTTCGCGCTGCAGAAGACCATGCACAGCATGGACCTCGGCGCGGAACTCGGCGCGAAAACCTACGTCTTCTGGGGTGGCCGCGAGGGCACGGAAGTCGACGCGAGCGGAAAGCTCCTCGACGCCCTCCAGTGGTACCGTGAGGGCCTGAACTACCTCGCCGAGTACAGCGAGCACCAGGGGTACGGGTACCGCTTCGCGCTGGAACCCAAACCCAACGAACCGCGTGGCGACATCTTCCTGCCCACGGTCGGCAGCGCGCTCGGCTTCATTCACACGCTCGACCGGCCTGAGCTGTTCGGCGTGAACCCCGAGTTCGCACACGAGACCATGGCGGGCCTGAACTTCGTTCACGCGGTCGCGCAGGCCATCGACGCAGGCAAGCTCTACCACATCGACCTGAACGACCAGAAGATGAGCCGCTTCGACCAGGACCTGCGTTTCGGCGCGGAGAACCTCAAGAGCGCGTTCTTCCTGGTGAAACTGCTGGAGGACAGCGGATACGACGGTCCCCGTCACTTCGATGCGCACGCGCTGCGCACCGAAGATGAAGCCGGAGTGTGGGCGTTTGCGCGCGGGTGCATGCGCACGTACCTGATGCTGCGGGAGAAGGCCCGCCAGTGGAGCGAGGACGCGGAAATCCAGGCGGCGCTCGCCGCGTACCGTGTCGAGGACGAGGAACTCGCGCAGCTCACCGCCTTCAGCCAGGAGAACGCGCAGGCCCTCAAGAACCGCACCTTCGATCGTCAGGCGCTCGGTCGTCGCGGGCCGGGCCTCGAGCAGCTCGATCAGCTCACCGTCGAACTTCTCCTCGGGCTGCGCGGCAACCCGTAA
- the xylB gene encoding xylulokinase, with translation MTNPVTLGLDLGTSGLKVVALDASGTVVAEETRHYPLLTPQPGWTEQRPDDWLDAMSGALQALSATLTAQGARPVALGLSGQMHGLVPLDAHGEPLRPAPLWNDQRTAAQVSDIEQRIPRAELVARTGNRAVTGFQLPKLLWLRDAEPDVFARTRHALLPKDYLGYVLTGELATEPSDASGVGALNLMRNDWDADILGELGIDPAIFPAVRASTDVTGRVTSEWAARTGLPEGLPVVAGGGDNAAAGIALGLTSARPDVGSLSLGTSGVIFAPLTQPTPDPEGRVHLFAHADGGYHLLGVTLACAGALQWLHDKLAPDTSIDALVDEAATVPPGAQGVTFLPYLAGERSPLMNPDARGAFTGLSLAHGRAHLVRAVLEGTAGALADAFDVIRPLAPLRTLLSTGGGARSDLWLGLVSGALNVPVQPTRARPGAANGAAILAMPAAGLHPDLQTAMQATRPDVQEPVQTQEMHGALRAYEHARATLYPTPATSQDPNGPQDKENTHA, from the coding sequence ATGACGAACCCCGTGACCCTCGGACTCGACTTGGGCACCAGCGGCCTGAAAGTCGTCGCGCTCGACGCGTCGGGCACAGTCGTGGCGGAAGAAACGCGCCACTACCCGCTCCTGACGCCACAACCCGGCTGGACGGAACAGCGTCCGGACGACTGGTTGGACGCCATGAGCGGAGCCCTCCAGGCGCTCAGCGCCACCCTCACCGCTCAGGGCGCACGGCCCGTGGCCCTGGGACTCAGCGGCCAGATGCACGGTCTGGTTCCGCTGGACGCGCACGGCGAGCCCCTGCGGCCCGCGCCCCTCTGGAATGACCAGCGCACCGCCGCGCAGGTGAGCGACATCGAGCAGCGCATTCCCCGCGCCGAACTGGTCGCCCGCACGGGTAACCGCGCCGTCACGGGCTTTCAGCTGCCGAAGCTCCTGTGGCTGCGTGACGCTGAACCAGACGTGTTCGCGCGCACCCGCCACGCCCTCCTTCCCAAGGACTACCTGGGGTACGTCCTCACGGGTGAACTCGCCACCGAACCGTCGGACGCGTCCGGCGTGGGCGCCCTGAACCTCATGCGAAATGACTGGGACGCAGACATCCTCGGTGAGCTCGGCATCGATCCGGCAATCTTCCCCGCGGTTCGCGCGTCCACGGACGTCACCGGTCGGGTCACTTCTGAGTGGGCGGCCCGCACCGGCCTGCCCGAGGGACTACCGGTCGTGGCTGGCGGCGGAGACAACGCCGCCGCGGGCATTGCCCTGGGTCTGACCAGCGCCCGGCCGGACGTGGGCAGCCTGAGCCTGGGCACGTCGGGCGTGATCTTCGCGCCGCTCACGCAGCCCACGCCCGACCCGGAGGGCCGCGTGCACCTGTTCGCTCACGCCGACGGCGGGTATCACCTGCTTGGCGTGACCCTCGCCTGCGCGGGCGCCCTTCAGTGGCTGCACGACAAGCTCGCGCCCGACACCAGCATCGACGCGCTCGTCGATGAAGCCGCGACCGTCCCACCGGGGGCGCAGGGCGTGACGTTCCTTCCGTACCTCGCGGGCGAACGCAGCCCGCTCATGAACCCGGACGCGCGCGGCGCGTTCACGGGCCTGTCCCTCGCGCATGGCCGCGCCCACCTGGTCCGCGCCGTGCTGGAAGGCACCGCCGGGGCGCTCGCCGACGCGTTCGACGTCATCCGACCGCTCGCGCCACTTCGCACCCTGCTGTCCACGGGCGGCGGGGCGCGTAGCGACCTGTGGCTCGGGCTGGTCAGCGGCGCCCTGAACGTACCCGTCCAGCCGACGCGCGCGCGGCCCGGAGCGGCGAACGGTGCCGCGATTCTGGCCATGCCCGCCGCCGGGCTCCACCCGGACCTGCAAACGGCCATGCAGGCCACCCGACCCGACGTTCAGGAGCCCGTGCAAACGCAGGAGATGCACGGTGCGCTTCGCGCGTACGAGCACGCCCGCGCCACCCTGTACCCCACTCCCGCCACCAGCCAGGACCCGAACGGTCCACAAGACAAGGAGAACACCCATGCCTGA
- a CDS encoding ROK family transcriptional regulator: protein MATTFKEYRAGDLGFLKQLNRAAVIDVIRHEPGVSRSEIAARAGLTKPTVSAVVQELLDHGWLAEGELQQGGGGRPGRALHLNEHTHALIGAEVGVHGLRAVACTLNGTIIHALSSTSAPGTPAATSEQLANLITQLLRAPQVTGRSLLGLGVAVPGPVAFTEARVLSAPNLGWRDVPFLDLLRPHLHDLDGPWLLENEAKAAAFGEFFFHKYNAPDSLAYISLGTGIGSGFIQSGSPPSILRGAHGLASEIGHTVLQPGGPYCHCGNRGCAETLTSSWSIRAALNISEDLPLADALVPRLNEPAVHLTLKRAGEALGMLLLNVHHTFNPAKIVIGGSLTRLGEPLLQPALDYFGTHHNRLLSAQREVPIRVIPDSLFLPARGAAAQVLANVVHTTGAIQ, encoded by the coding sequence ATGGCGACAACGTTCAAAGAGTACAGGGCCGGGGACCTCGGCTTCCTCAAGCAACTCAACCGGGCCGCTGTGATCGACGTGATCCGCCACGAACCCGGCGTGTCGCGCTCCGAAATCGCCGCTCGCGCCGGCCTGACCAAACCCACCGTCAGCGCCGTCGTGCAGGAACTCCTCGACCACGGCTGGCTCGCCGAGGGTGAACTGCAGCAGGGGGGTGGCGGACGGCCCGGCCGCGCCCTGCACCTCAACGAACACACCCACGCCCTCATCGGCGCGGAAGTCGGCGTCCACGGACTGCGCGCCGTCGCCTGCACCCTCAACGGCACCATCATCCACGCGCTGAGTTCCACGTCGGCTCCCGGCACCCCCGCCGCGACCAGCGAGCAACTTGCGAACCTCATCACGCAACTCCTGCGCGCCCCGCAAGTCACTGGCCGCTCGCTGCTCGGACTGGGCGTGGCCGTTCCCGGGCCCGTCGCGTTCACGGAAGCGCGTGTGCTCTCCGCCCCGAACTTGGGATGGCGGGACGTGCCCTTCCTCGACCTCCTCCGTCCTCACCTTCACGACCTCGACGGCCCGTGGCTCCTCGAGAACGAAGCAAAAGCCGCGGCATTCGGTGAATTCTTCTTCCACAAGTACAACGCGCCCGACTCCCTTGCCTACATCAGCCTCGGCACCGGCATCGGCAGCGGCTTCATTCAGAGTGGCAGCCCACCCAGCATTCTGCGCGGCGCGCACGGCCTCGCCAGCGAGATCGGACACACCGTCCTGCAGCCTGGCGGGCCGTACTGCCACTGCGGGAATCGCGGCTGCGCCGAAACCCTCACCAGCAGCTGGTCCATCCGCGCGGCCCTGAACATTTCTGAAGACCTTCCCCTCGCGGACGCACTCGTCCCCCGACTCAACGAACCGGCCGTGCATCTTACCCTCAAGCGCGCCGGCGAAGCGCTCGGCATGCTGCTCCTCAACGTCCACCACACCTTCAACCCCGCCAAGATCGTCATCGGCGGGTCCCTCACGCGCCTCGGCGAACCGCTGCTGCAACCCGCCCTGGACTACTTCGGCACCCACCACAACCGCCTGCTGAGCGCGCAGCGGGAAGTGCCCATCCGCGTCATCCCCGACAGCCTCTTTCTTCCCGCCCGGGGTGCCGCCGCGCAAGTCCTCGCGAACGTGGTACACACCACAGGAGCCATCCAATGA
- a CDS encoding LacI family DNA-binding transcriptional regulator, producing the protein MSDHEPTLNDIARLCGVSAMTVSRVLNDRPGVGQDTRERVLEAIRTAGYVPNLGARGLARSRTQVLGMVVPDLSTQYIAEIVRGAGEAAARHEYDLVLYTSTHGARAFERINALTRGVTDGLLIVLPPASQEFPAFLQRTGQRCVVIDHRGEARDVPAVTADNYSGAREAVDHLVSLGHRRIGFITGRMDTHASLERLRGYREGLLVHGLGVDETLVCGGDFLQPGGFQAARALLELPVAPTAIFASNDVMAFGAMEAVKDAGLRVPVDVSVIGFDDIPMASQVHPSLTTVRQPLYEMGAAAANLLITLLAGIAPSVNRLELGTQVVVRRSTAPPRQPVDLP; encoded by the coding sequence GTGAGTGACCACGAACCGACGCTGAACGATATTGCCCGCCTGTGCGGGGTTTCGGCCATGACCGTTTCCCGCGTCCTGAACGACCGGCCGGGCGTTGGTCAGGACACTCGCGAGCGCGTTCTCGAAGCCATCCGGACTGCGGGTTACGTTCCGAATCTCGGAGCGCGCGGACTCGCCCGCAGCCGCACGCAGGTGCTGGGGATGGTGGTCCCGGACCTCAGCACCCAGTACATCGCTGAGATTGTCCGTGGCGCGGGTGAAGCGGCCGCCCGGCACGAGTACGATCTGGTGCTGTACACCAGCACCCACGGTGCCAGAGCTTTCGAGCGAATCAACGCCCTTACCCGCGGCGTCACTGACGGGCTGCTCATCGTGCTTCCCCCGGCGTCGCAGGAGTTCCCGGCGTTCCTCCAGAGAACGGGGCAGCGCTGCGTTGTCATCGACCATCGCGGTGAAGCACGCGATGTACCGGCGGTCACTGCGGACAATTATTCCGGCGCGCGTGAGGCGGTGGATCACCTCGTCAGCCTGGGGCACCGGCGCATCGGCTTCATTACCGGCCGCATGGACACGCACGCCAGCCTCGAGCGCCTGCGCGGCTACCGCGAGGGGCTGCTCGTTCACGGTCTCGGAGTGGACGAAACGCTTGTGTGCGGTGGGGATTTCCTGCAGCCAGGGGGATTTCAGGCGGCCAGAGCGCTTCTGGAACTTCCCGTGGCGCCGACGGCCATCTTCGCGTCGAACGACGTGATGGCGTTCGGCGCGATGGAGGCAGTCAAGGACGCCGGGCTGCGCGTGCCAGTGGACGTTTCGGTGATCGGGTTCGATGACATTCCCATGGCGTCTCAGGTTCACCCGTCGCTGACCACCGTGCGCCAGCCCCTGTACGAGATGGGCGCTGCCGCCGCGAATTTGCTGATCACGCTGCTGGCGGGAATCGCTCCGTCCGTAAATCGCCTGGAACTGGGAACCCAGGTGGTCGTTCGCCGTTCCACCGCACCTCCACGGCAGCCTGTTGATCTCCCATAG
- a CDS encoding glycoside hydrolase family 52 protein gives MPDTYLSHHAPWGAYASFVLGATGKGGGFALSDVHSPNRSVYVAYRTKSQPVRVLPFLSAPLGMGELAYQADADGQQRAAPAVQMVPEEELQRQLRWATDEWRHGPFQLRLLSPFGDVAPPGVNDDAMKLAVCPAILAELELDNRDSDEDAEVLFAIEGVNRPLSDATGGQLLGIAAGREWAIAALPGEGVEEVQDFDVIGATFGERRPRVRRLGNTGGVMLTVPAGQTGRLVLALGTYQAGSVTSGLDTSFYYTRYFGKLEEALTFALQNAGHYQQLAAERDAELLASGLSDDRKFLLAHAAHGYLASTQLLVRPDGRPLWVVNEGEYRMINTLDLTVDQLFWELRYHPWTTGNVLDLFSERYSFTDEVKYRRERHPGGLSFTHDMGVANVFAPAGTSSYETENLDGCFSHMTFEELTNWVLTSTTYGLLADRSWLRDQAPQLEAGLDSLLARDVDGDGVMDADSARTENGAEITTYDSLDASLGQARANLYLAVKTWASFVCLDHALTTLGRDGSRAAERAGRAAQTITSAFDQQRGYIPALLEGGSDACIIPAIEALAYPHLLGLADAVNEQGPYGTFVRTLRTHLMTALQPGVCLDATSGGWKLSSTSSNTWLSKIFLCQFVAEDVFGVPGDAACDAAHVRWQQVGSAAHGPTDQVHSSDGRDLGSRLYPRLVTNVLWLPRVVAAAQPSRA, from the coding sequence ATGCCAGACACGTATCTCAGCCACCACGCCCCCTGGGGCGCGTACGCCTCGTTCGTCCTCGGTGCAACTGGAAAGGGCGGCGGATTTGCCCTCTCGGACGTTCATTCCCCGAATCGAAGCGTCTACGTCGCGTACCGCACGAAAAGCCAACCAGTACGGGTCCTGCCGTTCCTCAGCGCGCCCCTCGGCATGGGCGAACTCGCGTACCAAGCGGACGCGGACGGACAGCAGCGCGCAGCCCCCGCTGTTCAGATGGTGCCCGAGGAGGAACTCCAGCGGCAACTGCGCTGGGCCACGGACGAGTGGCGTCACGGCCCCTTCCAGTTGCGTCTGCTCAGCCCCTTCGGTGACGTCGCCCCGCCCGGCGTGAACGACGACGCCATGAAACTCGCCGTGTGTCCGGCCATCCTGGCGGAGCTCGAACTCGACAACCGCGACAGCGACGAGGACGCGGAGGTGCTCTTCGCCATCGAGGGTGTCAACCGCCCCCTGTCCGACGCCACGGGCGGCCAGCTGCTGGGCATCGCTGCCGGCCGTGAGTGGGCCATCGCCGCGCTCCCCGGCGAGGGCGTGGAGGAAGTGCAGGACTTCGACGTGATCGGCGCGACCTTCGGCGAGCGCCGGCCCCGCGTTCGTCGCCTCGGCAATACCGGCGGCGTGATGCTCACCGTGCCCGCCGGGCAGACCGGGCGGCTCGTGCTTGCCCTCGGCACCTACCAGGCCGGCAGCGTCACCAGCGGCCTGGACACCAGCTTCTACTACACCAGGTACTTCGGCAAACTCGAAGAAGCCCTCACCTTCGCTCTCCAGAACGCCGGTCATTACCAGCAGCTGGCCGCGGAGCGTGACGCGGAACTCCTGGCCAGCGGCCTGAGCGACGACCGGAAATTCCTGCTTGCGCACGCCGCCCACGGGTACCTGGCGAGCACGCAACTCCTCGTACGCCCGGACGGACGGCCCCTGTGGGTGGTGAACGAAGGCGAGTACCGCATGATCAACACCCTCGACCTGACCGTCGATCAGCTGTTCTGGGAACTGCGATACCACCCCTGGACGACCGGGAACGTCCTTGATCTGTTCAGCGAACGATACTCGTTCACCGACGAGGTGAAATACCGCAGGGAGCGCCATCCCGGCGGCCTGAGCTTCACACACGACATGGGCGTCGCGAACGTCTTTGCGCCCGCCGGTACGTCCTCCTACGAGACGGAGAACCTCGACGGATGCTTCTCGCACATGACCTTCGAGGAACTCACCAACTGGGTGCTGACCTCCACCACGTACGGGCTCCTCGCGGACCGCTCCTGGCTGCGCGATCAGGCGCCGCAGCTCGAAGCGGGCCTGGACTCCCTGCTCGCACGGGACGTGGACGGGGACGGCGTGATGGACGCGGACAGCGCCCGCACCGAGAACGGCGCGGAAATCACCACGTACGACAGTCTCGACGCGAGCCTCGGGCAGGCGCGCGCAAACCTCTACCTCGCCGTAAAGACCTGGGCGTCCTTCGTGTGCCTCGATCATGCCCTTACTACCCTCGGACGGGACGGCAGCCGGGCCGCAGAGCGTGCCGGGCGCGCCGCGCAGACCATCACGAGTGCCTTCGACCAGCAGCGCGGCTACATTCCCGCGCTGCTGGAGGGCGGCAGTGACGCATGCATCATCCCGGCCATCGAGGCACTCGCGTATCCGCACCTGCTGGGACTCGCGGACGCCGTGAACGAACAAGGCCCGTACGGCACGTTCGTGCGCACGCTCCGGACGCACCTTATGACGGCCCTGCAGCCCGGCGTGTGCCTCGACGCCACGTCGGGCGGGTGGAAGCTGTCGAGCACCAGCTCCAACACCTGGCTCTCGAAAATCTTCCTCTGCCAGTTCGTCGCAGAGGATGTGTTCGGCGTGCCAGGCGACGCCGCGTGCGACGCGGCGCACGTCCGCTGGCAGCAGGTCGGTTCCGCCGCGCACGGGCCGACCGATCAGGTGCATTCCAGCGACGGGCGTGACCTGGGCAGCCGCCTGTACCCGCGGCTCGTGACAAATGTGCTGTGGCTGCCGCGTGTGGTCGCTGCCGCCCAGCCCAGCAGGGCCTGA
- a CDS encoding sugar phosphate isomerase/epimerase family protein yields the protein MSHERIALQLYTLRDEVAADMVGVLQHVAGIGYRGVEFAGFGGVPAREVRLVLDSEGLSAVACHVSAAAMREDFEQAAAGVLEVGAPYIVCPWIEPGLVHDAAGWSAFTRELEQWARACAERGLKFAYHNHVFEFEAQHGGQYAFDTLFQDAPGVLVELDAAWAHAGGVSPVGYLRRYAQRTPLLHVKDVALRDGKWVTEELGEGEVDLTGMLAAARETGVEWFIAEQDHCQRDPLESVTANYAWLHRSMRQPEPTP from the coding sequence ATGAGTCATGAGCGCATTGCGTTGCAGCTGTACACCCTGCGTGATGAGGTCGCCGCGGATATGGTCGGCGTACTGCAGCACGTCGCGGGCATCGGGTACCGTGGCGTGGAATTCGCCGGGTTCGGGGGGGTGCCGGCGCGTGAGGTGCGCCTCGTGCTCGACAGTGAGGGGTTAAGTGCCGTCGCCTGCCACGTGAGCGCCGCAGCCATGCGTGAAGACTTCGAGCAGGCCGCGGCGGGCGTGCTGGAGGTCGGCGCGCCGTACATCGTGTGCCCGTGGATCGAACCGGGCCTCGTTCATGACGCGGCGGGCTGGTCGGCCTTCACGCGGGAACTCGAGCAGTGGGCGCGCGCGTGCGCGGAGCGTGGCCTGAAGTTCGCGTACCACAACCATGTCTTCGAATTCGAAGCTCAGCACGGCGGCCAGTACGCCTTCGATACGCTGTTTCAGGATGCGCCGGGCGTGCTGGTGGAACTGGACGCCGCGTGGGCGCATGCCGGGGGAGTCTCGCCCGTCGGGTACCTGCGCCGGTACGCGCAGCGTACGCCTCTCCTGCACGTCAAGGACGTCGCCCTCCGCGATGGGAAGTGGGTCACGGAGGAACTGGGTGAGGGCGAGGTGGACCTCACCGGGATGCTCGCTGCGGCGCGTGAAACGGGCGTCGAGTGGTTCATCGCCGAGCAGGACCACTGCCAGCGCGACCCTTTGGAGAGCGTCACCGCGAACTACGCATGGCTGCACCGCAGCATGCGCCAGCCAGAGCCAACCCCATAG
- a CDS encoding Gfo/Idh/MocA family protein translates to MKLRVGVVGAGNISPIYLNAPTKFSTLEVTAISDLDLDRARSRATEFGVARAVPLDELLAADDVDVVLNLTVPAAHADVTLAALEAGRHVYVEKPLATDLDAGRRVLALAAERSLRVGCAPDTFLGAGLQTARKALDDGLIGEPVAATAFMLSHGPERWHPNPDFFYQPGAGPLFDMGPYYLTALVNMLGPVRRATSATRASFPERVVGEDPSGRRIPVTTPTHIASVLEFQAGPVATLVTSFDVWGSQTPRIEIYGTEGTLSLPDPNTFGGPVMVRRMLTDEWLELPLSHPFRENSRGIGLADMAVALRTGRPHRAGGELGLHVLEVMHACLHASDVGRHVEIQTRPPRPDALPVAEGEEVLA, encoded by the coding sequence ATGAAATTACGAGTTGGCGTGGTCGGCGCCGGTAACATCAGCCCGATCTACCTGAACGCCCCCACGAAGTTCTCCACGCTGGAAGTCACCGCCATCAGTGACCTGGACCTCGACCGGGCACGCTCACGGGCCACGGAGTTCGGCGTGGCCCGCGCCGTGCCGCTGGATGAACTCCTCGCTGCGGACGACGTGGACGTGGTGCTGAACCTTACAGTGCCCGCCGCGCACGCGGACGTGACCCTCGCGGCGCTCGAGGCGGGCCGGCACGTGTACGTCGAGAAGCCCCTCGCCACCGACCTCGACGCGGGCCGCCGCGTGCTCGCGCTCGCAGCCGAGCGGTCCCTGAGGGTAGGATGCGCGCCCGACACCTTCCTCGGCGCGGGCCTGCAGACGGCGCGCAAGGCCCTGGATGACGGCCTGATCGGCGAGCCCGTCGCGGCGACGGCGTTCATGCTGAGTCATGGGCCGGAACGCTGGCACCCCAACCCGGACTTCTTCTACCAGCCGGGCGCGGGACCCCTGTTCGACATGGGACCGTACTACCTGACCGCGCTGGTGAACATGCTCGGTCCGGTGCGGCGCGCGACGTCCGCGACGCGAGCGTCGTTTCCCGAGAGGGTCGTCGGTGAGGACCCGTCCGGGCGGCGCATTCCGGTGACCACCCCCACGCACATCGCGAGCGTCCTGGAGTTCCAGGCGGGGCCGGTGGCGACGCTCGTGACGAGTTTCGACGTGTGGGGCAGCCAGACGCCGCGAATCGAAATCTACGGGACGGAAGGGACGCTGAGCCTGCCCGACCCGAACACCTTCGGCGGCCCGGTCATGGTGCGGAGGATGCTCACGGACGAGTGGCTGGAGTTGCCGCTGTCGCATCCGTTCCGCGAGAACAGCCGCGGAATCGGCCTGGCCGACATGGCAGTGGCCCTGCGGACGGGGCGTCCGCACCGCGCGGGCGGTGAGCTGGGCCTTCACGTGCTGGAAGTGATGCACGCGTGCCTGCACGCCTCGGATGTCGGGAGGCACGTGGAGATTCAGACTCGCCCGCCACGCCCGGATGCGCTGCCCGTCGCCGAGGGAGAGGAGGTTCTGGCATGA
- a CDS encoding VOC family protein: MLLDLAHVALKVHDLQQSLDFYTRLGLREAFRLHHDDGSLMLVYLHAGGDRFVELFPGGEAPAGSPRQGSFMHLCLRVDDLHATVETLEQQGVPIDVQPKVGLDRNWQAWVTDPDGNAVELMQLDETSPQRRVARGETPHGPQ; the protein is encoded by the coding sequence ATGCTGCTCGACCTGGCGCACGTCGCCCTGAAAGTTCACGATCTCCAGCAGTCCCTCGACTTCTACACGCGCCTCGGGCTGCGCGAAGCATTCCGCCTGCATCACGATGACGGTTCCCTGATGCTGGTGTACCTGCATGCCGGTGGGGACCGCTTCGTGGAACTCTTCCCTGGCGGTGAGGCGCCCGCTGGGAGTCCCCGGCAGGGGAGTTTCATGCACCTGTGCCTGCGCGTGGACGACCTGCACGCCACCGTGGAGACCCTCGAGCAGCAGGGTGTGCCTATTGACGTGCAGCCAAAAGTCGGGCTGGACCGCAACTGGCAGGCGTGGGTGACGGACCCGGATGGGAACGCCGTCGAACTGATGCAACTCGATGAAACGTCACCACAAAGGCGCGTCGCGCGGGGTGAAACGCCCCACGGGCCGCAGTGA
- a CDS encoding GH1 family beta-glucosidase, with product MTHTGPQSAPIPPFPADFTWGVATSAYQIEGAAFEDGRGPSIWDTYCRTPGKVLGGETGDVACDHYHRWAADLDLIQSLNLNAYRFSVAWPRVVPQGRGPVNKAGLDFYDRLVDGILARGMQPHVTLYHWDLPQALQDQGGWANPDVQHWFAEYALTVYGRLGDRVASYATFNEPWCTAELGYHVGRHAPGIQDLRTSLLASYHIQLAHGRAVQALREQNTTAELGTVLNLYPVDAASDDPEDEAAARLADAKINRWYLDPVFRGVFPSLAVEHYGAAMPDVDLAALAVARQPLDFLGVNYYFRQWVSRDGVSRAGPPTPGTERTAMGWEVYPEGLYRLLTDLHRDYPVKKYYITENGAAFDDQIVGGEVRDEARVRYLRTHLSELRRAMHAGVPVAGYFAWSLMDNFEWAFGYSKRFGIVHVDYDTQQRTLKDSAKWYRDFVTGRRAARPVAR from the coding sequence ATGACGCACACCGGTCCACAGTCCGCGCCCATCCCGCCGTTCCCGGCGGACTTCACGTGGGGCGTCGCGACCAGCGCGTACCAGATCGAAGGTGCCGCCTTCGAGGACGGCCGCGGCCCGAGCATCTGGGATACGTATTGCCGCACACCTGGCAAGGTCCTGGGAGGGGAGACGGGCGACGTCGCCTGCGACCACTACCACCGCTGGGCCGCAGACCTAGACCTGATTCAGAGTCTGAACCTGAACGCCTACCGCTTCTCGGTGGCCTGGCCGCGCGTCGTGCCTCAGGGGCGAGGGCCGGTCAACAAGGCGGGACTGGATTTCTACGACCGGCTGGTCGACGGGATTCTCGCTCGCGGAATGCAGCCCCACGTGACGCTGTACCACTGGGACCTGCCGCAGGCCCTGCAGGATCAGGGGGGATGGGCGAACCCCGACGTCCAGCACTGGTTTGCCGAGTACGCCCTGACCGTGTACGGGCGGCTGGGGGACCGCGTGGCCAGTTACGCCACCTTCAACGAGCCGTGGTGCACGGCGGAACTCGGGTACCATGTGGGCCGTCACGCGCCCGGAATCCAGGACCTGCGCACCTCGCTGCTCGCGTCGTATCACATTCAGCTCGCGCACGGCCGCGCCGTTCAGGCGCTCCGCGAGCAGAACACCACCGCGGAACTCGGCACGGTCCTCAACCTCTACCCGGTGGACGCGGCGAGTGACGATCCCGAGGACGAGGCGGCCGCCCGGCTGGCGGACGCGAAAATCAACCGCTGGTACCTCGATCCCGTCTTTCGCGGCGTCTTTCCCTCGCTGGCGGTCGAGCATTATGGCGCGGCCATGCCGGACGTGGATCTGGCTGCGCTCGCCGTGGCGCGGCAACCCCTGGATTTCCTGGGCGTGAACTACTACTTCCGGCAGTGGGTGAGCCGGGATGGTGTGAGCCGCGCCGGACCGCCCACGCCCGGCACGGAACGCACGGCCATGGGCTGGGAGGTGTACCCGGAAGGCCTGTACCGCCTCCTCACGGACCTGCACCGCGACTACCCGGTGAAGAAGTACTACATCACCGAGAACGGCGCGGCCTTCGACGATCAGATCGTTGGTGGTGAGGTGCGCGACGAGGCTCGCGTGCGTTACCTGCGCACTCACCTGAGCGAGCTGCGCCGGGCCATGCACGCGGGCGTGCCCGTCGCCGGGTACTTCGCGTGGAGCCTGATGGACAACTTCGAGTGGGCGTTCGGGTACAGCAAGCGCTTCGGAATCGTGCACGTGGATTACGACACGCAGCAGCGCACCCTCAAGGACAGCGCGAAATGGTACCGCGACTTCGTGACGGGGCGGCGCGCCGCCCGCCCGGTCGCTCGCTGA